The following coding sequences lie in one Vitis riparia cultivar Riparia Gloire de Montpellier isolate 1030 unplaced genomic scaffold, EGFV_Vit.rip_1.0 scaffold750_pilon_pilon, whole genome shotgun sequence genomic window:
- the LOC117910452 gene encoding pentatricopeptide repeat-containing protein At3g13160, mitochondrial-like has product MSSLARRLRGIFTSPLPATTKTPAKTIKRSSSNNSTLKEMVDKFKKSSDSKRFRSRNGYYEKAVLTLAKAKKFSFIEDILEHQKQYNEISTEVFVVRLITLYGKAGMFEHAHKLFDEMPKLNCERTVMSFNALLSACVNSKKFDKIDGFFQELPGNLGIVPDVVSYNILVNAFCEMGSLDSALSVLDEMEKDEFYMKHAQNLEEVKSVLNELGEGTFEVLLMIDAIQRLGIDYHFHDEIEAILQRQYRIVITTDDFKDNLYEVALRFWLLRQEDVFNNFKDKKGEFEEKLGIVDDFRGIISSAATILRVWDDLGSAKLRGVISENRMSEAVELIDEMKTSGIKPDVFTLNSLMKGFCNAGNLEEAKRWYSEIAIHELPPVRATYMTLIPFLVEKGDFDMATELCKEVCSRRWLIEPALLQQVLEGLVKESKIEEATELVELAKLKKFRITLELPSDK; this is encoded by the exons ATGTCGTCTCTGGCTCGTCGTCTCCGTGGCATCTTCACCTCACCTCTGCCGGCCACCACCAAAACTCCAGCTAAAACCATCAAGCGTTCGTCTTCCAATAACTCTACACTTAAAGAAATGGTCGACAAGTTCAAGAAATCCTCAGACTCCAAGCGATTCCGATCCCGCAACGGGTACTACGAGAAAGCGGTCCTCACACTAGCCAAGGCCAAAAAATTCTCATTCATCGAAGACATCCTGGAACACCAAAAACAGTACAATGAGATCTCCACCGAAGTCTTCGTGGTCAGACTCATTACTCTATATGGGAAAGCGGGCATGTTCGAGCATGCCCACAAACTGTTCGATGAAATGCCAAAGCTGAACTGCGAGCGCACCGTCATGTCTTTCAATGCTCTTTTGTCAGCGTGCGTTAATTCGAAGAAGTTTGATAAGATTGATGGGTTTTTCCAAGAGTTACCGGGGAACTTAGGGATCGTCCCCGACGTCGTTTCATACAATATTCTTGTTAATGCATTTTGTGAGATGGGGTCATTGGATTCAGCACTTTCGGTGCTTGATGAGATGGAGAAG GACGAATTTTATATGAAACATGCACAAAACCTGGAGGAAGTTAAGAGTGTACTCAATGAACTAGGAGAAGGTACATTTGAAGTTTTGCTCATGATTGATGCCATCCAACGACTAGGCATTGACTACCACTTCCATGATGAGATTGAAGCAATTCTACAAAGGCAGTATAGGATAGTTATAACTACGGATGATTTCAAAGACAATCTTTACGAGGTTGCACTTAGGTTTTGGCTCTTGAGACAAGAAG ATGTCTTTAACAACTTCAAGGACAAGAAAGGGGAGTTTGAAGAAAAACTAG GTATTGTGGATGATTTTCGGGGAATTATATCTTCTGCTGCTACAATTCTTCGTGTCTGGGATGATTTGGGAAGCGCCAAG TTGCGAGGAGTGATTTCAGAGAATAGAATGTCAGAAGCAGTTGAATTAATTGATGAGATGAAAACCAGTGGGATCAAACCTGATGTGTTTACTCTCAATTCTTTGATGAAAGGCTTTTGCAATGCTGGAAACCTAGAGGAAGCTAAAAGGTGGTATAGTGAAATTGCGATACATGAGTTGCCTCCTGTTCGGGCTACTTACATGACACTCATCCCATTTCTTGTTGAAAAGGGTGATTTTGATATGGCTACTGAGCTGTGCAAGGAAGTCTGCAGCAGGCGCTGGCTTATTGAACCGGCTTTATTGCAGCAGGTGTTGGAGGGGCTGGTTAAAGAGTCAAAAATTGAAGAAGCAACTGAGCTTGTGGAATTGGCAAAGTTGAAGAAGTTTCGCATTACACTGGAACTGCCTTCAGATAAATAG